One part of the Aspergillus luchuensis IFO 4308 DNA, chromosome 5, nearly complete sequence genome encodes these proteins:
- a CDS encoding putative GPI anchored cell wall protein (SECRETED:SignalP(1-22)) produces the protein MLFAHFAFLVSFLVFGSLSVATQTPPCLVSAMRSQSDSDNLQNICATNVGKVWAKIVEFCGDERQLALEQLKDTCTHLQATLLVGFELE, from the exons ATGTTGTTCGCTCATTTCGCTTTCCTTGTATCATTTCTGGTCTTTGGGAGCCTCAGCGTAGCTACACAGACCCCGCCATGTTTGGTGTCTGCCATGAG GTCTCAATCGGATTCTGATAACCTCCAAAATATTTGTGCGACGAATGTAGGCAAGGTTTGGGCCAAGATCGTGGAGTTTTGCGGGGATGAGAGACAGTTGGCTCTGGAGCAGTTAAAAGACACCTGCACACATCTGCAGGCTACACTATTGGTAGGTTTTGAACTTGAATGA
- a CDS encoding kinase-related protein (COG:F,H;~EggNog:ENOG410Q19A;~InterPro:IPR006083,IPR027417;~PFAM:PF00485;~go_function: GO:0005524 - ATP binding [Evidence IEA];~go_function: GO:0016301 - kinase activity [Evidence IEA]), producing the protein MDDQVSRLVDKIWNKFQSTPKDTRLLIAISGIPGSGKTELATMMANRINRRYLTQHPESPQVATNVPMDGYHLTRAQLSEMPDPAYAIARRGAAFTFDGEKFLQLVRALREQVTPETQSLYAPSFDHAVKDPVDDDILIPASCRVIFFEGNYLSLNKEPWNRAAELMDELWFVEVDFEVAKNRLIRRHVKAGIARDEAEAEKRVLENDLVNGKEIVDYRLDLQELVVSQYDPAWDA; encoded by the exons ATGGACGACCAAGTGAGCCGACTAGTCGATAAAATCTGGA ACAAATTCCAATCCACACCCAAAGACACCCGCCTATTAATCGCCATCAGCGGGATACCCGGCTCAGGCAAGACAGAACTGGctaccatgatggccaaCCGCATCAATCGGCGCTACCTAACGCAACACCCCGAATCACCACAAGTCGCAACCAACGTGCCCATGGACGGCTACCATCTAACCCGGGCACAACTATCCGAGATGCCCGACCCGGCGTATGCCATCGCGCGCCGCGGCGCAGCATTCACCTTTGACGGGGAGAAGTTTCTGCAGCTGGTCCGGGCGCTGCGGGAGCAGGTGACGCCCGAGACGCAGAGTCTGTATGCACCGAGCTTTGATCATGCAGTAAAGGACCCAGTTGATGACGATATATTGATCCCGGCGTCGTGTCGGGTGATATTCTTCGAGGGGAATTACTTGAGTTTGAACAAGGAGCCGTGGAATCGCGCGGCGGAGTTGATGGATGAGTTGTGGTttgtggaggtggatttCGAGGTTGCGAAGAACCGGTTAATTAGGAGGCATGTTAAGGCTGGAATTGCGAGGGATGAGgcagaggcggagaagagagtcTTGGAGAATGATTTGGTCAATGGGAAGGAGATTGTTGATTATCGATTGGATTTGCAAGAACTGGTTGTCAGTCAGTATGATCCTGCGTGGGATGCGTGA
- a CDS encoding uncharacterized protein (COG:S;~EggNog:ENOG410PSNT), whose translation MGIPLFCESSADAPKNNPVKDPCATARSAIRRQASIRRPSRYGGSALRSATLRSPFPRPLVDEIEREANGLQRHVRSPLSNSSSADDPFDLARGLLDSDRREAGQRLLSDALRHGRPGQRLRIPRSSALPDLYNRPSPGDDTTNRPDQTHPQFTPRFAPAIAYHRTASPQARPEAARLSPFLRPDGLGSDISISAGFPTLRRVGERSINEANRPNRESAIDGLGDRQRSLSPDDDHANDAWETLLTTITPDTNLPSADSSFTSASASGTNASTVGTSTSSATSLQMSNPMESGTGTGTVQMVLDPYPEFLNPCDYSSSSDSDSDSETGISSNALFRRYRRVRQMESLRRAQHLQSTMSNHPPIPTISFAFSDSSSTSTDPDLQQMQAILDRLARREDIPEEWWAAAGLSRTLGRRLGANDDTNDTDSVDGPLRSR comes from the exons ATGGGTATTCC ACTGTTCTGCGAGTCCTCCGCAGATGCTCCGAAGAACAATCCCGTCAAAGACCCGTGTGCCACTGCGCGCTCCGCAATTCGTCGCCAGGCTAGTATTCGTCGTCCCTCGCGCTATGGCGGCTCCGCCTTGCGCAGCGCAACCCTCCGGTCGCCTTTCCCTCGTCCGCTAGTAGATGAGATTGAGCGTGAGGCGAATGGTCTTCAGCGTCATGTGCGCTCTCCGCTTTCGAACTCTAGCAGCGCCGACGACCCGTTCGACCTGGCCCGTGGTCTCCTGGATTCCGATAGACGCGAAGCCGGCCAGCGACTGCTGAGCGATGCGCTCCGTCATGGGCGGCCTGGTCAGCGATTGAGGATACCGCGCAGCTCGGCCCTGCCCGATTTATACAATCGTCCATCGCCGGGTGATGACACAACCAACCGGCCTGACCAGACTCATCCCCAGTTCACACCGCGTTTTGCTCCTGCGATTGCATACCATAGGACTGCGTCTCCCCAAGCGCGCCCAGAAGCTGCTCGTCTATCCCCATTCCTTCGACCCGATGGTCTTGGAAGCGATATTTCGATCTCGGCGGGCTTCCCTACCCTGCGACGTGTCGGTGAACGATCGATCAACGAGGCGAATCGTCCCAACCGCGAGTCGGCTATTGATGGTCTTGGCGACCGACAGAGAAGTCTGAGTCCCGATGACGATCATGCCAACGATGCATGGGAGACTCTCCTTACCACGATCACGCCGGATACCAATCTTCCTAGTGCTGATTCGTCCTTCACGTCCGCATCGGCTTCTGGAACGAATGCTTCTACCGTCGGGACATCCACAAGTTCGGCAACCTCGCTGCAGATGTCGAACCCTATGGAATCAGGCACGGGCACGGGCACTGTCCAGATGGTTCTTGATCCATACCCCGAGTTCTTAAATCCCTGTGACTATTCAAGCTCCAGCGATTCCGACAGCGATTCCGAAACAGGGATCTCTTCCAACGCACTGTTCCGCCGCTACCGTCGTGTTCGCCAGATGGAGTCACTGAGACGTGCTCAGCATCTCCAGTCAACCATGAGCAACCATCCTCCTATCCCTACCAtctcctttgctttttccgattcctcttctacttctaCCGATCCAgacctgcagcagatgcaaGCCATCTTAGATCGACTTGCGCGTCGCGAGGATATCCCCGAAGAATGGTGGGCGGCAGCTGGACTGTCCCGCACCCTTGGCCGCCGGCTCGGCGCGAATGATGACACTAACGACACTGATAGCGTGGATGGACCGCTCAGGTCGAGGTGA
- the FOL3 gene encoding dihydrofolate synthase (BUSCO:EOG09260KM4;~COG:H;~EggNog:ENOG410PH84;~InterPro:IPR001645,IPR036615,IPR018109,IPR036565;~go_function: GO:0004326 - tetrahydrofolylpolyglutamate synthase activity [Evidence IEA];~go_function: GO:0005524 - ATP binding [Evidence IEA];~go_function: GO:0016874 - ligase activity [Evidence IEA];~go_process: GO:0009058 - biosynthetic process [Evidence IEA];~go_process: GO:0009396 - folic acid-containing compound biosynthetic process [Evidence IEA]) has translation MIELGLSRIVRLLQQTPLTWKAIHIAGTNGKGSISAYLSHLLSTGGVRCGRFTSPHLIDRWDCITIGEKVVQESLFRQIEARVKLRDQTLGIGASEFELLTATAFEIFNHERVDIGVVEVGMGGRLDATNILTDVLVSVIAKIGLDHQFLLGDTIEEIAREKAGIMKSGVPCVVDGTNSPEVLRTLEDHIKELGINAIFTRPDTPEYHSPSLGRLFATLDLLPHQRANMSCAVSALKLALSRFRPEIDVDVLVPQLSKVEWPARLQKLVLKPLADREEPVLLDGAHNTQSAEVLGEYVDYKLRPQGTNVTWVIAASRGKDIESLFHSIIKAGDRVAITAFGPVDGMPWVKANDPEEVASCVRSIAGIGQVQTFGEDISGAIHWACEQASGGPLVIAGSLYLASDVLRLLREAQKQL, from the coding sequence ATGATTGAGCTCGGTCTTAGTCGCATAGtccgccttctccagcagacGCCGCTGACTTGGAAGGCAATCCATATAGCTGGCACTAATGGCAAAGGGTCCATCAGCGCTTATCTTTCCCACCTGTTGTCGACGGGTGGTGTTCGCTGTGGCCGTTTCACCTCCCCGCATCTGATTGATCGTTGGGACTGCATCACAATCGGCGAGAAGGTCGTCCAAGAGTCACTCTTCCGGCAGATCGAAGCTAGAGTCAAGCTTCGAGATCAGACGCTGGGAATCGGTGCGAGCGAGTTTGAGCTACTGACTGCGACTGCATTCGAGATATTCAATCATGAGCGCGTTGACattggggtggtggaggtgggcaTGGGCGGTCGCCTGGACGCAACGAACATCCTGACCGACGTCTTGGTCTCCGTCATCGCAAAGATAGGCCTGGACCATCAGTTCCTCCTCGGCGATACTATCGAAGAAATTGCAAGGGAAAAGGCTGGAATCATGAAATCGGGTGTTCCATGTGTTGTAGACGGTACCAATTCGCCTGAAGTGCTCCGAACCCTCGAAGACCACATCAAGGAACTCGGCATCAACGCAATCTTCACACGCCCCGATACTCCAGAGTATCACTCCCCATCGCTCGGTCGGCTCTTTGCTACACTCGATCTCCTACCTCACCAGCGAGCGAACATGTCCTGTGCGGTTTCGGCCTTGAAACTTGCTCTGTCTCGATTCCGTCCCGAAATCGACGTCGATGTGCTCGTTCCACAACTGTCAAAAGTCGAGTGGCCGGCGCGCCTACAAAAGCTTGTTCTGAAACCATTGGCAGATCGTGAAGAGCCTGTTCTGCTGGATGGTGCCCACAATACTCAGTCGGCGGAGGTTCTCGGAGAGTATGTGGATTACAAACTTCGTCCGCAAGGTACGAACGTCACCTGGGTTATCGCGGCCTCCCGCGGTAAGGATATAGAATCCTTGTTTCATTCTATAATCAAGGCGGGCGATCGAGTAGCAATCACTGCGTTCGGACCCGTGGATGGCATGCCCTGGGTCAAGGCCAATGATCCAGAAGAGGTGGCTTCATGTGTCCGATCAATCGCGGGTATTGGACAAGTGCAAACCTTTGGCGAAGACATTTCCGGCGCTATCCATTGGGCTTGTGAACAAGCTAGTGGCGGCCCATTGGTCATTGCTGGCAGCCTCTACCTGGCATCGGATGTTCTACGTCTCCTCCGGGAAGCACAAAAGCAATTATAA
- a CDS encoding serine/threonine-protein kinase (COG:D;~EggNog:ENOG410PG4D;~InterPro:IPR016024,IPR011989,IPR008271,IPR017441, IPR000719,IPR011009;~PFAM:PF07714,PF00069;~go_function: GO:0004672 - protein kinase activity [Evidence IEA];~go_function: GO:0005524 - ATP binding [Evidence IEA];~go_process: GO:0006468 - protein phosphorylation [Evidence IEA]), producing the protein MVSRSSEASEGPPPPSKASGTPAKTRLSRLNSSPAKQDKPKDDRVVKSSAKDVAELKDYQLGDCLGKGAFGSVYRALNWNTGETVAVKQIKLVDLPKSELRVIMLEIDLLKNLDHPNIVKYQGFVKSAETLNIILEYCENGSLHSIAKNFGRFPENLVGLYMSQVLHGLLYLHEQGVIHRDIKGANILTTKEGLVKLADFGVASRTTGLSESSVVGTPYWMAPEVIELSGATTASDIWSLGCTVIELLEGKPPYYNLQPMPALFRIVNDDHPPLPQGASPAVKDFLMQCFQKDPNLRVSARKLLKHPWIVNARRSDSVVPKKSTEYEEAVKSVQEWNEALRSPDTGTLRKPYRYDAQGAALRPEMAPSRYTPTKDILPSPVSKHVTDRFRSPDSTEEDNWDDDFATAISPSALQLPHLRPQDNFGGMLSSEKLKAFASLDGTVLKSEDGFDDFDDPFSQQPGESDPLRTIRPYSAKPTGMENMSQQTKPTLTAMHHNVPVLKTPVPPLRPQRPTSYFKENSVEDYSDLISANEDILDDKLSAFQDIDEEGSDISIPSPSKEVVRYQASPDRDEDHQPQLRKRISVKRHRSAIEIQKFAENERDEDFSDILGADEVALDKPESDEGSDRSTLMLNSKLSNNSWLGDQDDEDDPFAQLEEGLDEVDLEANIARDKYARLRGQVEGLVSSLKTSQDEDVLGEISEQLLTVFCDLPETKNIIISAHGMLPILEILDICRRRDIILCLLRIVNAIIFNDYEIQENLCFVGGIPIINEFASKKYPREIRLEAAAFVQQMYQTSTLTLQMFVSAGGLNVLVEFLEDDYEDERDLVLIGVNGIWSVFDLQGSTPKNDFCRILSRNSVLDPLSLVLSRVLDEEGELAEIVEGRIANIFFIFSQAENHVKEMVAERTVLHRVLKELKRMTPAHQITMLKFIKNLSMLSTTLDSLQNSNAIDVLTDLLRSTIKRPHFREVSNQILNTIYNMCRLNKSRQEDAALNGIVPLLQKIVKTERPLKEFALPILCDMAHSGKVGRRELWRNKGLAFYISLLSDPYWQVTALDAIFTWLQEETAKVEEHLLDNRYDKMSFTDSIVRCLTISKANAFENILEPLQKLLRLSPPIASTFARPDLFTRLGQKLHHNKAAVRLNLLRIISSICDSSEEQGGLLAKYGLLEAIRELEHDPAILVRDMAGKLIQSNERSESFSLEKRKPGMRRKSTSTTPPGYLANQSAPATPQINRFNQPKAYFDGRESQRHPRPSLSSSALALRPGSRDGTSPALSAGLSSSAGPSRNRLSRGVANRLSQVELLAEEETRPSSSLSRRRSILPQRRRPTHADSDWAS; encoded by the exons ATGGTTTCCCGGTCCAGCGAAGCCAGTGAGGGGCCGCCGCCACCTTCCAAGGCCTCCGGCACTCCAGCCAAAACGCGACTGTCGAGACTCAACTCCAGCCCGGCCAAACAAGACAAACCGAAGGATGATAGGGTTGTCAAATCGTCTGCTAAGGATGTCGCGGAGCTTAAGGACTAT CAATTGGGCGACTGCCTGGGTAAAGGCGCCTTTGGGTCGGTCTACCGGGCCCTGAATTGGAATACCGGGGAAACTGTCGCTGTGAAGCAGATTAAATTGGTGGATCTGCCGAAAAGTGAACTACGAGTGATTATG TTGGAAATCGATCTTTTGAAGAACCTAGAT CATCCCAATATTGTGAAGTATCAGGGGTTCGTGAAGTCTGCGGAAACTCTAAATATCATTCTTGA ATACTGTGAGAATGGCTCTTTACACTCGATCGCAAAGAACTTTGGGCGTTTCCCAGAAAACCTGGTCGGTCTCTACATGTCTCAGGTGCTCCATGGTCTCTTATATTTGCACGAGCAAGGTGTCATTCATCGAGACATCAAAGGAGCCAATATCCTTACAACGAAAGAAGGTCTGGTCAAGCTTGCAGATTTTGGTGTGGCCAGCAGGACCACTGGGCTTAGCGAGTCCAGCGTCGTTGGGACGCCGTATTGGATGGCTCCGGAGGTAATTGAACTTTCTGGTGCGACGACAGCTTCAGATATTTGGAGTCTTGGTTGTACCGTGATCGAGCTTCTGGAGGGTAAGCCTCCTTACTACAATCTCCAACCTATGCCGGCTCTATTCCGCATTGTCAATGATGaccaccctccccttcctcagGGTGCTTCTCCG GCTGTCAAAGACTTCTTGATGCAATGCTTCCAAAAAGATCCCAATCTTCGTGTTTCCGCCAGGAAGCTCCTTAAACACCCATGGATTGTCAACGCTCGCAGGTCCGATTCCGTGGTTCCCAAGAAATCCACCGAGTATGAGGAAGCAGTCAAGAGCGTTCAGGAGTGGAACGAAGCCCTCCGTTCTCCGGACACTGGAACCCTGCGGAAGCCGTACAGATACGACGCTCAAGGTGCTGCTCTGCGCCCCGAAATGGCTCCATCTCGATATACACCAACCAAGGATATTCTTCCCAGCCCGGTGTCCAAGCATGTGACAGATCGGTTCCGCTCGCCGGACTCCACGGAAGAAGACAATTGGGACGATGACTTTGCTACTGCTATCTCTCCCAGCGCGCTGCAGCTTCCTCACCTCCGACCACAGGACAATTTTGGCGGAATGCTTTCCTCTGAAAAGCTGAAGGCGTTTGCATCCCTAGATGGTACAGTGTTGAAGTCAGAAGACGGCTTTGATGACTTCGATGATCCTTTCTCTCAACAGCCCGGTGAATCAGATCCTCTTCGGACCATTCGGCCTTACTCGGCCAAACCGACCGGGATGGAGAACATGTCACAGCAGACAAAACCCACATTAACTGCGATGCACCACAATGTACCTGTTCTGAAGACCCCTGTGCCACCATTAAGACCGCAGCGCCCGACATCGTATTTCAAAGAGAACTCGGTTGAAGACTACTCCGACCTCATCTCTGCAAATGAAGATATCTTGGATGATAAGCTCAGTGCTTTCCAG GATATCGACGAAGAGGGCAGCGATATATCGATCCCTTCGCCCTCAAAGGAGGTAGTCCGGTATCAGGCGTCACCGGATCGTGATGAAGATCACCAGCCGCAGCTTAGAAAACGGATATCTGTCAAGCGCCACCGATCAGCAATAGAAATACAAAAGTTCGCAGAAAATGAGCGAGACGAAGACTTTTCTGACATTCTAGGAGCTGATGAGGTTGCCTTGGATAAGCCCGAAAGCGATGAGGGCTCAGATCGGAGTACGCTGATGTTGAACTCCAAGCTATCGAACAATTCATGGCTTGGCGatcaagatgatgaggatgatccgTTCGCCCAGCTTGAAGAAGGACTCGATGAGGTGGATCTGGAAGCCAACATCGCGCGTGACAAATACGCACGTCTACGGGGTCAAGTCGAGGGTCTTGTCAGCTCTCTGAAGACATCtcaagatgaagatgtgctAGGGGAGATCTCCGAGCAACTACTAACCGTGTTCTGTGACCTGCCAGAGAcgaagaacatcatcattaGCGCACACGGGATGCTACCGATCTTGGAAATCCTTGACATCTGCCGTCGGCGCGACATTATTCTGTGCTTGTTGCGGATTGTCAACGCCATCATTTTCAATGACTATGAAATTCAAGAAAATCTCTGTTTCGTCGGAGGTATTCCAATCATAAATGAGTTTGCCTCCAAAAAATACCCGAGAGAGATTCGACTAGAAGCAGCGGCCTTTGTGCAGCAGATGTATCAAACATCTACTCTTACCCTCCAGATGTTCGTCAGTGCTGGTGGTCTCAACGTATTGGTCGAGTTCTTGGAAGATGACTACGAAGATGAACGCGACCTCGTTCTCATTGGGGTGAACGGTATCTGGAGCGTTTTTGATTTACAG GGTTCGACGCCGAAAAATGATTTCTGCAGGATTCTATCGCGCAATTCTGTCTTGGATCCTTTGTCACTTGTTTTGAGCCGAGTCTTggacgaagaaggagaattgGCAGAAATCGTGGAAGGCCGGATAGCCAAcatctttttcattttctcgCAGGCCGAGAATCATGTCAAGGAAATGGTTGCTGAGCGAACAGTTCTGCACA GGGTCCTGAAAGAGCTGAAGCGGATGACACCCGCCCACCAGATCACTATGTTGAAGTTTATCAAGAACCTGTCCATGCTTTCAACAACTCTCGACTCGCTTCAGAACTCCAACGCCATCGACGTGCTTACGGACTTGCTGAGGTCGACGATCAAACGGCCGCACTTCCGGGAAGTCAGCAACCAGATTCTCAACACTATCTACAACATGTGTCGTCTGAACAAGTCCCGCCAGGAGGATGCTGCTCTGAATGGCATAGTACCGCTTCTTCAGAAGATTGTGAAGACCGAGCGGCCGCTCAAAGAGTTTGCGTTGCCGATTCTTTGCGACATGGCGCATTCAGGAAAGGTGGGACGGCGCGAACTATGGCGCAACAAGGGTCTGGCTTTCTACATCTCTCTGCTGTCGGACCCGTACTGGCAGGTGACCGCATTGGATGCTATATTTACTTG GCTCCAGGAAGAAACGGCCAAGGTAGAGGAACACCTCTTGGATAACCGCTACGACAAGATGTCATTTACGGATTCCATTGTCAGGTGCTTAACGATTTCCAAGGCGAACGCCTTCGAGAACATTCTCGAGCCCCTGCAAAAGCTTCTGAGACTGAGTCCGCCTATTGCCTCGACGTTTGCGCGTCCTGATCTCTTCACGAGGCTAGGGCAGAAACTACATCATAACAAGGCCGCTGTTCGGCTGAACCTCTTGCGTATTATCTCGAGCATCTGCGATTCGAGTGAAGAACAAGGTGGCCTTCTTGCGAAATATGGACTTTTGGAAGCAATCCGGGAATTGGAGCATGACCCGGCCATCCTGGTCAGAGACATGGCTGGCAAGCTGATCCAATCCAATGAGCGCAGTGAATCGTTCAGTCTCGAGAAGCGCAAGCCTGGGATGAGGCGCAAGAGCACGTCTACCACGCCCCCAGGCTACCTTGCAAACCAGTCCGCCCCAGCCACCCCACAGATCAATCGGTTCAATCAACCCAAGGCTTATTTCGATGGACGGGAAAGCCAGCGACACCCGCGGCCCTCTCTCAGCAGCTCGGCTCTGGCATTACGACCAGGCAGCAGGGATGGCACTAGCCCCGCTCTGTCAGCTGGGCTCAGCAGCAGTGCCGGCCCGTCGAGGAACAGACTGTCGCGAGGAGTGGCTAACAGGCTATCACAAGTAGAGCTcctggccgaggaggagacTCGACCGTCGAGTTCACTCTCCCGTCGACGttccatccttcctcaaCGCCGACGACCCACGCATGCTGATTCTGACTGGGCGTCTTAG
- a CDS encoding ABC1 kinase family protein (BUSCO:EOG09261JCQ;~COG:S;~EggNog:ENOG410PI67;~InterPro:IPR011009,IPR004147;~PFAM:PF03109;~TransMembrane:1 (i106-123o)) encodes MRAALLRIPLRASNFDPAAVIRSAAKPSLACHPGNFAPLSSISHRLVSSNSVTTPPASCSKRFSGRIAQSIPRATYATRTSPLSESANSGQSDGKRSGSGQSRSKAIKYAVIGGTLVVGAVVFSDQVQHFYRAAARTGRVVGTLAVCINDYRVTLKQETSTPEERSEAIRACHKRCAERTLRVLEKNGSIFIKLGQHLSSMGYLLPSEWTTTFIPLQDKCPVSSIESIEEMFVADTGRRIDELFSSFNSEPIGAASLAQVHIGTLKETGQKVAVKVQHPALAEWVPLDLALTRFTFSMLKRFFPEYDLEWLSREMDLSLPQELDFRMEAENAMRASEYFKKHSDAPLVIPEVMWSQKRILVMEFISGRRPDDLEFLDSNHIDRDEVSAALAHIFNEMIFGNNAPLHCDPHGGNIAIRPNPNRRRHNFDIILYDHGLYRDIDKDLRRNYAKLWLAVIESDLPRMREYARKVAGITDEQFPLFASAITGRDYMVLQKKDIVSARTSAERESMSGSLADGLLQQLVELLGQVPRIILLILKTNDLTRSLDENLHTRQGPMRTFLILARYATRTVFEEQMDSVNETGGILRPGNFWRFLCAWTGYLRVELKLSVYETLLSLKSRFGLV; translated from the exons ATGAGGGCGGCGCTCCTCCGCATTCCGCTGCGGGCTTCCAATTTTGATCCTGCGGCGGTCATACGATCGGCTGCGAAGCCTTCTCTCGCCTGTCACCCTGGCAATTTCGCCCCGTTGTCCTCGATTTCCCATCGGTTGGTTTCCTCCAACTCGGTTACTACACCTCCTGCATCATGCTCGAAGCGCTTCTCCGGTCGTATCGCCCAGTCGATTCCCCGGGCCACTTACGCCACCCGCACGTCTCCGTTGTCTGAATCGGCGAATTCGGGACAAAGTGATGGAAAGCGTTCGGGATCAGGTCAATCGCGCAGCAAGGCCATCAAGTATGCCGTGATCGGAGGCACCCTCGTGGTTGGAGCAGTGGTGTTTTCGGACCAAGTTCAACACTTCTACCGTGCCGCTGCGAGAACTGGCAGAGTGGTTGGCACACTGGCGGTTTGCATTAACGA CTACCGGGTAACTCTCAAGCAAGAAACCTCCACGCCGGAGGAGCGAAGCGAAGCAATTCGGGCCTGTCACAAACGTTGCGCGGAACGGACTCTACGGGTTCTCGAGAAGAATGGATCGATCTTTATCAAACTGGGACAGCATTTGAGTAGCATGGGCTACCTGCTTCCGTCGGAATGGACTACAACCTTTATCCCGCTCCAGGACAAGTGCCCCGTGTCATCGATTGAATCGATCGAGGAAATGTTCGTGGCCGACACAGGACGTCGTATCGACGAGCTGTTCTCGTCTTTCAATTCCGAGCCTATTGGTGCCGCTTCTTTGGCGCAGGTGCACATTGGTACGCTGAAGGAAACAGGTCAGAAGGTTGCGGTCAAGGTGCAGCATCCCGCATTGGCGGAGTGGGTGCCCCTGGATCTGGCCTTGACTCGGTTTACTTTTTCGATGCTCAAGCGGTTCTTCCCTGAATACGATCTGGAATGGCTCTCTCGTGAAATGGACCTGTCTTTGCCCCAGGAGCTGGATTTCCGAATGGAGGCGGAGAATGCCATGCGGGCGAGCGAGTACTTCAAGAAGCACTCGGATGCCCCGTTGGTCATCCCTGAAG TGATGTGGTCCCAGAAGCGTATCCTGGTCATGGAGTTCATCTCCGGCCGACGTCCCGACGATCTCGAATTTCTCGACTCGAACCACATTGACCGCGACGAAGTCTCCGCTGCTCTGGCACACATTTTCAACGAGATGATCTTTGGTAATAACGCACCTCTGCACTGCGATCCTCACGGCGGCAACATCGCCATTCGCCCGAACCCCAACCGCCGCCGGCACAACTTCGACATTATCCTCTACGACCACGGTCTCTACCGCGACATCGACAAGGACCTGCGCCGCAACTACGCCAAGCTCTGGCTGGCCGTGATCGAGTCCGACCTGCCGCGCATGCGCGAGTACGCGCGCAAGGTCGCCGGAATAACGGATGAGCAGTTCCCGCTGTTCGCCAGTGCCATCACGGGTCGCGACTACATGGTGCTccagaagaaggatatcGTATCCGCTCGTACCTCGGCAGAACGAGAGAGCATGTCCGGCTCGTTGGCCGATggtctgctgcagcaatTAGTCGAACTTCTAGGCCAGGTACCTCGGATTATTCTACTGATCCTCAAGACCAATGATTTGA CCCGCAGTCTCGACGAGAACCTCCACACCCGCCAAGGACCTATGCGCACCTTCCTCATTCTCGCCCGCTACGCCACCCGCACCGTCTTCGAAGAGCAAATGGACTCTGTCAATGAGACCGGAGGTATCCTCCGTCCTGGAAACTTCTGGCGCTTCCTCTGCGCTTGGACTGGGTATCTGCGCGTGGAGTTGAAGTTGTCTGTTTATGAGACGTTGCTTTCGCTGAAGAGTCGGTTCGGGttggtttga